DNA from Brassica napus cultivar Da-Ae chromosome C4, Da-Ae, whole genome shotgun sequence:
acctGACCCGATATGTAAAAATACTCGAACGGGTTCTAGAACACGGTTTCAGAGGACAAAAAGGAAGTGAGATAGATTTATATGAACATATAATTCTTAAGAATATTAGATATCTTAAATCATCTTGCACCGAGTAACACTTTAGAACCATCGATGACTAAATCACGTCTTCATCTTAGGTTTTTGGGAATGATTCTTTTGTGGTATGTAGTTGGGATTGAGAAATCTCCTAAACGGTAGCAACAAATATCCACTTgttctgttttcttttgttttatgagTATTTGActggtgttttttttgttcttaaagCCATTTTCATGTCGTCGGTTCAGACAAAAGAAGTATCACAGTGACACAAACAAAACCTCGTATCGTTAATAATTTACTATTTATCAGAATcctacaaaatttgaaaatgtgGCCGTTACTTCTGTATGTTGAAACTCTATTGGAATgtgatattaatgaaaaaataaaacatatagcaaaaagataataaaactaaaacatttttactaaaacagaagaaaaaaagatcaGATACTTGGTAATTCGGTCACCTCAAAAGACTTAGCAATCACCAGAAGATTATCGAGCAAGATCCTAATTATAATAAGGTCCATAAAACATAAAAGCATCCTACAAATCTATGAGAAGTCTGTGAACCTCATAGAATACATAAAGAAAATAATCTTTCAATTGCACGTTTGGTTACCATGTGCATATGAAAatagataaacaaaataaaattattcaccCACATGTACCCGGTAGTTCCAAATACACAACGTTCCAGAAGAAACTTGCTAGCTAGAAACCTGCAAAATAATGTGATATCAGTTTCCATCCTGAGTAGCAGAAACTAAAGGTAAAACTATAAAACAACGAAAGTGGTGCTACTCCACAAAATTAAGGATACCAAATGGTCAAAAATTTTCTTTCGGTCACTACAACTAAGCTGCATGAGAGAACACTGAAATGCTTAAATTACCATGGTTATGTATGATGCAGATCCAGAGACCTTACTCTCTCGAACCTTTGAGCTAATTCTTTCTGGTCCAAAAAATAACATGTAAACACAGTTTAAAACCATAGTGAATGATCTAAAAGAAATCTCCAAAATACATACATGTATATAGTAAAACAATACGTTGATCTCAAGTCTAGGAAGatgttttaccaaaaagaaagaaacccgTAGTCTGTATCAACCATAAATAAGATCGTAAACTAAAAAGAAattcatgaattaaaaatacaaactttaCCAAAAGCTCTCCATCAAAATAAACAATGGAACCTCAACCAAACACATATATACAAAACTAATCGCTTGTAACCAACCAACCGGGTTCGAAATTAATAAGAAACACAACTGTATTATCAAACAAACTTATATCTTActaatgaaaagaaacaaaacgttGTATGATTCTTTACCGTATATGGAAGTCCTTCTTTTCCAATAACATATGTTTTTTGTTGTCCATCGTCAAGAACTACTTCCAAGGTAAGTCCGGTCCATCTGAAATCAAAAGTAACATTTTGATATGAATTAACCGACAATACTTGTTCTTCACTATCAATGTTTGCATGATCCTCACCTCAGATTCAAAGGTTATTGTGTCGCCTTGTTCTGTCAGAAGCTCCCTTTTTCTGAGGTTGTCCAAGTAGTCCAATGTCTCTAATATTTTGCTGATGATATCTGAGAAAGAGAGGTAAGTATGATATGAACATGAGATGTTTCTAGCAAGAGAAATCAATGAGTCGCCATTATGGAAAATGAAACCCGAAGACAGAACAGAAACTGTAAAAGGAAACATACACAAACAAAATTCAGAATCTGTAAAGAGAAAGAACATAAAAGGCATGATGTTGGTTTTACTTTTACCTGTCAGGCCAAAttcagctctctctctctctctctctctctcaacttcTCCGATGCCGTTGGATAACGACGGTGACTGTAGTTTAACGAAGCTCATCTCCTCCATCCTCGACCACATCCCCAACCTTCTCAGCTTCAAATCCAAATGGTCTTCGATCCGCGTCAAACTCGCCAATCTCAACACTCAGCTCTCCGATATCGCcgcctcttcttcttccaaccaGCTAGCTCTGGATCTCCTCCTCTCCGCCCGAGAGACGCTCCACGCCGCCGCCTCCGTCGCGGCTAGGTGCGAGGGTCCGAATTTATCTGAGGGAAAGCTCAAGACGCATAGCGACGTCGACTCGGTCATGGCTCGACTCGATCGCCACGTGAAGGACGCTGAGGTTCTGATCAAAAGCGGTCTTCTCAACGAAATCGTTTCGATTTTGTCGAAGAAGGAAGCTGCGGCGAGGAATCTAGTTATCCAATTACAGATCGGTAAACCAGAGTCGAAGAACTCGACGATGGAATCTTTGCTTCGGGAAGATGATAAGAACGTGATGATCTCCATAGCTCAAGGACTTGTTCCCGTTCTGGTTCGGTTGCTTGATTCGTGTAGTTTGAGCATGAAGGAGAAGGTTGTAGTCGTGATTTCGAGAATCTCAACGGTGGAGAGCAGTAAACACGTGTTGATAGCTGAAGGGCTGTCTCTACTGAACCACCTCCTTCGTGTGTTGGAATCAGGAAGTGGTTTCTAAATCAACATCAAAGGTTTGATTAGAGCAAGGTGAAGTTACTCGTTGAAACGGTTTGGAGAGAAGAGTAATGGAAGATGTTGAAGTCGAAAGGTAAGAGAAGAACGAAGTTATGGTTACGACGTTATCAGTCGC
Protein-coding regions in this window:
- the LOC106407795 gene encoding uncharacterized protein LOC106407795, which translates into the protein MPLDNDGDCSLTKLISSILDHIPNLLSFKSKWSSIRVKLANLNTQLSDIAASSSSNQLALDLLLSARETLHAAASVAARCEGPNLSEGKLKTHSDVDSVMARLDRHVKDAEVLIKSGLLNEIVSILSKKEAAARNLVIQLQIGKPESKNSTMESLLREDDKNVMISIAQGLVPVLVRLLDSCSLSMKEKVVVVISRISTVESSKHVLIAEGLSLLNHLLRVLESGSGF